In Excalfactoria chinensis isolate bCotChi1 chromosome 5, bCotChi1.hap2, whole genome shotgun sequence, a single genomic region encodes these proteins:
- the LOC140252927 gene encoding signal recognition particle subunit SRP54 isoform X1 yields MVLADLGRKITSALRSLSNATIINEEVLNAMLKEVCTALLEADVNIKLVKQLRENVKSAIDLEEMASGLNKRKMIQHAVFKELVKLVDPGVKAWTPTKGKQNIIMFVGLQGSGKTTTCSKLAYFYQRKGWKTCLICADTYRAGAFDQLKQNATKARIPFYGSYTEMDPVIIASEGVEKFKNENFEIIIVDTSGRHKQEDSLFEEMLQVANAIQPDNIVYVMDASIGQACEAQAKAFKDKVDVASVIVTKLDGHAKGGGALSAVAATKSPIIFIGTGEHIDDFEPFKTQPFISKLLGMGDIEGLIDKVNELKLDDNEALIEKLKHGQFTLRDMYEQFQNIMKMGPFSQILGMIPGFGTDFMSKGNEQESMARLKKLMTIMDSMNDQELDSTDGAKVFSKQPGRIQRVARGSGVSTRDVQELLTQYTKFAQMVKKMGGIKGLFKGGDMSKNVNPSQLAKLNQQMAKMMDPRVLHHMGGMAGLQSMMRQFQQGAAGNMKGMMGFNNM; encoded by the exons ATGGTTCTAGCAGATCTtggaagaaaaattacttcagcATTGCGCTCACTGAGCAATGCTACGATTATCAATGAAGAG GTTTTAAATGCTATGTTAAAAGAAGTATGCACAGCATTACTGGAAGCTGATGTTAATATTAAACTTGTGAAGCAGCTAAGAGAAAATGTCAA GTCTGCAATTGATCTTGAAGAGATGGCATCTGGCCttaacaagagaaaaatgattcAGCATGCTGTCTTTAAGGAACTTGTTAAA CTTGTAGATCCTGGAGTCAAAGCATGGACGCCtaccaaaggaaaacagaacattatAATGTTTGTTGGTTTGCAAGGAAGCGGTAAAACGACAACCTGCTCAAAG ttagCATACTTCTATCAAAGGAAAGGTTGGAAGACATGTTTAATATGTGCAGACACATACAGAGCAG GTGCTTTTGACCAATTAAAGCAGAATGCGACAAAAGCAAGAATTCCTTTTTATGGGAG TTATACAGAAATGGATCCTGTAATTATTGCCTCAGAAGGTGTTGAGAAATTTAAGAATGAAAACTTTGAAATTATCATTGTTGATACAAGTGGACGTCACAAACAGGAAGACTCGTTGTTTGAAGAGATGTTACAAGTTGCTAACGCCATT caACCAGATAACATTGTTTATGTGATGGATGCTTCTATCGGCCAAGCTTGTGAAGCTCAAGCTAAAGCTTTCAAAGATAAAGTAGATGTAGCTTCTGTCATTGTGACTAAGCTTGATGGACATGCGAAAGGAGGTGGTGCTCTTAGTGC AGTTGCTGCTACAAAGTCtcctattatttttattggaaCTGGTGAGCACATAGATGACTTTGAACCCTTCAAAACACAGCCTTTCATCAGCAAACTTCTTG gtatGGGTGATATTGAAGGATTGATAGATAAAGTAAATGAATTAAAGTTGGATGATAACGAGGCGCTCATAGAAAAGCTCAAACATG GTCAGTTTACATTAAGAGATATGTATGAACAATTCCAAAACATCATGAAAATGGGACCATTCAGTCAGATCCTG GGCATGATTCCTGGTTTTGGAACTGACTTCATGAGCAAAGGCAATGAACAAGAATCAATGGCAAGGCTAAAGAAGTTGATGACTATAATGGACAGTATGAATGATCAAG AACTTGACAGTACAGATGGTGCCAAAGTATTCAGTAAGCAGCCAGGAAGAATCCAAAGAGTAGCAAGAGGTTCAGGTGTTTCTACTAGAGATGTCCAGGAGCTTTTGACCCAGTACACTAAATTTGCACAGATGGTGAAAAAGATGGGAGGTATCAAAGGACTTTTCAAag gTGGTGATATGTCCAAGAATGTAAACCCATCTCAGCTGGCCAAGCTAAACCAACAGATGGCAAAGATGATGGATCCAAGAGTCCTTCATCATATGG GTGGTATGGCAGGATTGCAGTCAATGATGAGACAATTCCAACAAGGTGCTGCTGGGAACATGAAAGGCATGATGGGATTCAATAATATGTGA